The genomic region gttgacgtattggctgcaatatgcaaaatatagctgtagcgaaccgggacaaaagtagcctcctgtaatactcccattttattcaaaaggtagaacgctactgacaactccaagtgcaaaacgaaagtaggcctaacgtttgcctactgcccccatcaatgcagatatttcaaataaaaactgaaaGTATAAaacaaatatggcaatgtattatattattttacattaacaaaatgtaggaaaatagaacagactgaaaataaagtaggcactgatctttaaaatcctgtttcctgtagcctaaatgttgtcagtcattcttaatattcgcaattggtgcactggcatgtttaactgttagctgcagtataatgttagattatgtgtaagttaagtacagaactgactgtgcacCCATATTTTGGTCTGTGCTCCTATTAAAACTTGGGCACACAAGTGCTCCCCCCCCCCTTGAGCCCACCTGCTGTTCTGCGATGAGCGAGGTCTTCAGGTTCTGAATCTCCTCGTTCTTGCGGTGCTCGAGCTGCTCCAGTCTGGCCAGCAGGTCTGCATTCTCCTCCCTCAGCTTCTCGTGGAGCTGCTCCTGCAGACCCGTGTCCAGAGACACTGCTGCTCCAGTCAGCTCTCTGCTGCCCTCCGATGGCTCCTCTGAGAATGACACCCTGGGAGAACAAGAAACAGGCCATGGAACcatcagacaaaaaaaaaaaccaacaagAATGATTAGTGTATGACATACAcagaaagagaacaaaaaatGGTGAGATATAACTCCCTGATAAAAAATGACATTCTGTTATGTTGACACTGTGGCATTTAGCTGACTgactttatgacataatgtgaAAATTATGCattcatgtgtacacacacacagcctaagcATGCCTATGTCTACGCACAAATGAGGCACAATGGGCCTTTACACAAACAGAAGTGGGCATTCATATTAAAAGTGAGTCATTTACAAGATCTTTTCATCCAAAGCAGCTTACAGCGTACTTGTTTGCCCTGCAATTGTCCATTCATGCATGTCAAAACAGCTGAGACAGAAGTACAGAGTCTGTATTAACAGATAACTTGCGGTTATCTTCTTCACTGCAACTTCTCAGGCTAATATTGGCACTCATTATCCATACCTAATACTCTCTGTAAGAATACTTGTGTGATGCTATATAGTCTCCAGTGTGTTATATACCCATCTGTTCACCAGCACAGCGAGTATGCACTCCTCAGCCTTTCCTTTTTAATCACATCTGAAATAAGACTCTTCCGATGGTTACTGACCTGTCAGAGGATTGTCTCTCTTGGAGCTGGTTTTCAAGTACTTGTATTTTTTCTAACAGTctcttctccagctcctccttCTGGAGTTCAAAGTCTCTTAAGGCATCGGCCAGTGCCGCCCTGACAGCCTCGGCCCTCTCCTCCGTCTCCTGCTGCTGCCCGTGCTCGCACCGCTCGGCTAGGAGCGCGTTCTCCGCCTGCAGGTCACCGAGCTGCGCCTCCAGCTGCCGCTCCCGCTCCTCGGCGTCCGCCCTCAGCGCCTCCGCCTGTTCGTCCCGCTCATCCCGCAGCGCCTGGGCCCGGAGGTCAGCCTCGCGCCGGGCCTCGTCAGCCGCCTGCCGCAGGGCAGTCAGCTCCTCCTCGTGGCGCTCCACCAGCTCCGAGATGCAGTGGTCCTTCTCGCGGCGCAGGAGAGCGCGCAGCTCGGCCAGGCCCAGCTCTTGCTCCTCGTTGCGCTTCTGCAGTCGCTGCTCCAGCTCCTCGGCCTGCCGCTGCAACTCCCTAGCCTGcgcctccagctcctcctcgcGTCGGGCACGCGCCTCCTCGCCCTGGAGCCGCGCATCCTCCGTCTCGGCCTCCTTGAGCGCCATCTCCACCTCCAACTTGCAGCGGGCGTCGGCCAGCTCCTGCACGCGCTCCTCCAGTTCCCGGAGGCGCTCTGCCCGCTCCTCCAGCTGCCGGCCATGAAGCTCCTGCTGGCCCTGCAGCGCGGCCTGGTGCTCCTGGGCCAGGCGCTTCAGAGCGTCTCGTTGCTCCTGCCGCTCGGCCTCCAGGGCGGCACTGTGCCGCTGGCCCAGGGCCTCCTCCAGCTCCCGCGAGTGCTCCCGCTCTGCCTCCTGCATCTCCTGGCGCGCCTCCTCCCGCCAGTGATCTGCGTCCTGCTGAAGAGCTTTCAGCTGGCCGGCCAGCTCATCTCCGGAGGACCGGGCCGCTTTGATCTCCTCAGCCCGCTCCAAGAGCTGGCGCTCCAGCTCCTGGAGGCTCTGCTGGTGGGAGGCGCGGAGCTCCTCAGATGCCCGCTCCCGATCTCCTTCCAGCTGGGCGATCTCCTTCTCCTTGCGCTCCATGCGGCCCTCCAGCTCCAGCATGGCCCGCTGGACGTCGCGCACGATGCCGCGGTTGGCGTCCAGCTCCTCAGTGAGAGCCTGCACCTGCCGTTCGTGCTCGTGCCTCAGGTCGTCCAGCTCGCTGCGGTGGCTCTCGCGGACCTCCTCCTCGTGGCACAGCCGCAGGCGGCTGACCGCCTCACGCACCTCCACCGCCACCGTCTTGAGGGCGAAGCTGAAGTCCCGCTGCTCGCGGGCAACCAGGCCGCGGAAGTGGTGCAGGTCGTCCCGGACACTCCGCAGGCCGCTCTGGGACTCCTCAGCCGCCGCCCGGTAACGGTCAGTGCACAGGCGCAGCGCGGCCATCCGCGAGTTCTCCCGCTCCAGCGTGGTGGTGTCCAGAATGCGCTTGCTGTCGATGGCGTTGATGACCGACGAGTAGAGCGACTCCACCATCATGTCGGGGCTGGTGGGGTCGCTGATGGGGTTGGGTGACGACAGGTTCTCCTCGATCACAAACTCGTTCACCGCCGACATGAAGTCCGACTCAGGGCTCTCGGCCAGGGAGTCCAGGTCCAGGGAGCCTTGCTGCAGGACGGGGTCCATGCTGGGGTGCCCGATGGTCTCGAAGTCAAAGGTGTGGGCGTCGATGCTGTCGGGGGACAGGTCTTCGAGGGGTGCAGGGACGGGCAGGGCCTGGCAGGTGGGGGGTGGGATGGTGAGGGAGGATAGTGATTTGGAGGAGGTAGGCGTCGTCCCCGTTGTGCTTTCTGACCGGGGGAACTGTGACGATGACCTCTGACCACTCTGACTGCAGGAAgcctgagagggggagagatttATGAGGAAATAGAACCATAGATTCTTACTTGGAGTGCTATGCTATCCCATTTTAATTGCTTTCAGAGTCTTAGCTTTCTACTGCAACAGGCTCAGAACTGCTACTATCCGTTGTGAAGTGCCAGTCTGTGTACTGTCTTCTGGATGGATGGAATAACACATGTATCTGCTATTCTCccgaaataaataaaaaagtaagtTGCACTCCTCACCCTTTGTTCGCTTAGTAAGTCAGTGATGGTTTGAGACATCTCATCTACACTTTGCGCAGCCTGGACCAACTGATGAAGCATCTGAACATGCTGATTCAAAGGCTCAAAGTCGCAAAGTGTAGGAACCCTGGAGGGAGGAACAGGAGCAAGTCTAAGACAAGATTGGAGATGGTTTAGATGAAGTGTTTAGGTGTTGTGAGGAAACCTCTGAAGTTTTGCAATGTTTTGATTGTTCTGAATGCGATGACAATTTCTTTATAGACAAACAGCAGTTTAAAAACCTTCATCAGACTGCAGCCTGCAGAAACATATTAAGGGAATCAAAATGCTGTGTCCTACCTGAGGAAAGGCTGAACCTCGACAGGACAGCAAGACTTTAGATACTGCAGGTCCTCAAGAGAGATGTCTGGAAGCTCAAAGTCAAACTTGCGAGGCTTTCGAGTCTGAATATCAAGGAGTAAAAACACAATCACAGCTTAAGCAGGTCATTGATTTGTCGTTACAAGACTATTGTACCTATTGACATGCACATATGTAAATGTATCAGCATTTGTACACTtacacatgtactgtaggcaTGTATTatcttaacaacaacaacaacaacaacaacaacaacaacaataatactcACGCAAAAAGACAACGGAGGCCATGAATCAAGTCCCCGAAACAAACGATTTCTAAGAAATGACTTCCCTGGGAAAGAAATCAcagcaaatgtaaaaaaatagaaaacaaaGCTACATCATATTATGAATCATGGCAGTTTTAAGACAATAAACAAGGCATGAAGTGACAAGAGAATGAAATGTAGCACTTACTGAATAACTTCCCAAAGGTTTCCCTTTTGGCTTTCTCAGCTTCATAGAATCGTTTCCCATCCTTCACAAGTGCATTGGCCCACTGGGAGGGGGAGAagaatacaaggatacaaggaagtttatttatgtttatttatgaaTACAAAAATGACTAAGTAAAACTCACATTAACAAGTAACTACACCTAAAAACACCAGTGACCACAGACTAATGGCCAATGGCAGCTTTAAAATTCACTGTACATCATTCAAAATTGGTCAACTTCTGAATTCTATGATGACCTTTATGTTCCATAGATTATCCGTGACTGGAGTTGTTAGAGGCGAGATCATTTTAATGGACTATTTCCTTAGCCATATAATGGTGCCTATTTAATGAGCTTTGTTTAAATCTTCCATCATCACCTCTCTCAAACACAGGACTCCTTTACAAAATTCAAACCGACCTGACAGaatgataaaacaaaacatgcacgGGCACAGAAAAACATGGGTGTGCTTTAAAAGCTGAAGTAAATAGTGCCACTGAAATCACAAGTAACAACATGTAAAATGTAAAGGGCAAGAGGaggtatttttttaaaaaacttgAAGGCTTAGGTATTGCCTTGGAGATCGTGTTTTATCTCTCTGGCCACTGACCGCTCTGTAGTGTCTGATGAACATCTTCCTCCTGACCACCTCCACCACGGCCAGGCAGTACATCTGGGGGACGGTGCTGAGCGCGTCCACCACGCGCACTCTCTCCAGCAGCTCCGTCAACAGCCTCAACAGCGCCTGAAGCTTCTCCCCGTCCTGGTCCGCGTGCAGCATCACGTAGCAGCACCACCtaccacacacaaccaaacgCACACAGGGCGCACCGAGTTCAGTAAGGCAAAACGCTACAGGTGAAACAGTTAGCATGTTGCAACATGATTTTTAAAGCACATCATCGCTCACTATTGAGGCATCTGTGACACTGGTGAGGCTGCTGTAGGCCAGCTGACACTGTGGTATGAACAGCATGGCAATACATGACTAACACGGCTATTAACATGAGCTAACATGGCTATTAGCTCAGTTTTCAAGAAATTACTACGAGTTCCATTGTATGTGGTTATGTGACGGAAAGATAAAGACATTTTGTTTCCATCAGCTAGCCAGGATATGCACTTACTGTATATGCAGTTCTGTGTTTCGGGTGGGAATATCGTAACAAAGAGAAAAAACCTTTCACAACATGACAATGTTAGCTATATTTCCTGTTGTGTTAGCACATTTCTAGCAGTGCCAATAAGACCAGGTTGGGTTCGCAAAGTTCATAGCTTTTAGATAACCAGCTCACTAGTTTAGACTAAAACTCCATAGCGCTGCTTTAATGCTACACAACACCAAAACTTTCAACACCACTGAAGTGCATCACACATCCATGGACTGATCTGAGTGGGGAACCTACTTAAGACGGACTTGTAAGTTGTTAGCGAGTTCCTGTTTGGCAGTGGTGCACTTCTGTTTGATATCCAGCAGCTTCCTGTGGTTGGTCAGCATGATCATTAGCTGGTTTGCATGACTCAGACACAGGTCAGGCAGCACAGAGGTGTCCTTCAGGTTTTCAGCCCTCTTCTGATTGGCCAGAAATCcctggggggagggaggaagataaCTTTGATGACCATTCTGAGAAGACACCAGTGTCCACTGACAGGAATGAAGTAAAGCAGGTGACAGCTGTAAGTGACTTGACCCGAGTGCTGTAAGTCAATACTTGATGTTTGAGCCACATGTCAGGTCTCTAAACACACATTTAACATTCGACTACCATAGCACCAGAGACGGTTAACTTTAGAATCTTTGTTAGAACTGTAATAATTTTTGTAATTGTACTTCCTGTAATGTGTTTAGAGCTGGGAGGGAGAAATTTGTCCTAATAGCTTTCCAGATACTTATTCCCAGATACCATCTGGCACAAGCCAAACACAGCGTCCAGTAGCTTGTAGAAATCGGAGGCAGAACACGTGCACACACCACAGCAAGTGTGCCTATGTAAGTGAGTTGCCTTTAACAGGGCCTGATAATTACAGGTAGTAAGGTATACTTTTCACAAGTGATTGACAATCAAGTACAGCTTTCTCGCAATGTTACAGCAAACTACATTATATGGCAATATTCAGTATTCCGTTCATGTTGCATGGACTTAACTAGTCAAAGGGCTATTTCATAAAAGCTAGGTATTGGATTTACCCAGGCTATattggatgaatttagccttgactagGTTTCACCAAAACAATGGTATATAAGATAACAGCCAGGCCTGGTTAATTCTAGTGTGAATTCTGGTGCCTTAGTGGTTCAGCCAGCTTCCAACGGTgttttaactttaaaaaaaattaaatacttCGCTTCCTTGTTATTCTCCAGCAAAATCTGTTGCTCGACAGTTTGAGTAAGGCTATTtctgtgtctttttttattccaatcGTGAAATCTTaggaaaaggaaaggaaagccATGCACATCTATCCTGAATTACTTCCACCTATCTTGACCTAGCCACATCTACTCATTCAGGCTCAGCATTCATAAAATGTGTTGAGCTAGGATACCCAAACAATGGCAGGTCAAGCCTACCTTTTTCTCtcatattggattttttaatttcaatttcaatttaatttcacttatagagcgccaaacaTTACAAGTCTCATGGccctttacagagtgttaaaacatttagagagagcccatgagtaacaggggcgaggaaaaactccctagaattggagatacatatagttAATTCTTAATTCTAGTTATGCTGTTAGGCAGCACTCTGGGATCATATCTTCTGCACAGAGAAAAGCAACAATGAGCCCTCTGAGCCAATGCAGTAACATATGGATGGTAAGCTATTAGAGATGTGAATATTCACTGGTCTCACAATTCAATTCGATTTGATTACGATCATCATGTCAATGCTTAAAGGGCAGATGTCAGGTTaacaattttttaaaattattactGTTAATGCACCACGACAGCATTTCAAAACACAAATgagtgatgacatcataaaaggGAGTCGTGCCAAG from Alosa alosa isolate M-15738 ecotype Scorff River chromosome 1, AALO_Geno_1.1, whole genome shotgun sequence harbors:
- the rb1cc1 gene encoding RB1-inducible coiled-coil protein 1 isoform X3, with product MKLYVFQVNNGSTLTFDTELAVQTVADLKHAIQVKYKIATQHQVLVVNGGECMVADRRVCSYSAGTDTNPIFLFNKEMILCDRAPTIPKTTFSIENEMELKVEESLMMPAVFHTVASRTQLAVEMYEVAKKLCSFCERLVHDEHLQHQGWAAIMANLDDCTLSYQKLLLKFDSAYMNYQQDFEDIKIKLTKLGTAVSVMAKIPLLECLTRHSYRESLEKSSSPVQRTDEEDEDRSAQSVTPSAADTLRKSHELPPAFGAMGGASLQAADAPRGDGNMTDSSELKAALQEADSPEKAACTGISFNVTLLDWINVQDRPNDVESVVRKCFDSINRLDPRIIQPFLGDCRDTIAKLDNQNMKAIKGLEDRLYALDQMIASCKKLVNEQKELAQGFLANQKRAENLKDTSVLPDLCLSHANQLMIMLTNHRKLLDIKQKCTTAKQELANNLQVRLKWCCYVMLHADQDGEKLQALLRLLTELLERVRVVDALSTVPQMYCLAVVEVVRRKMFIRHYRAWANALVKDGKRFYEAEKAKRETFGKLFRKSFLRNRLFRGLDSWPPLSFCTRKPRKFDFELPDISLEDLQYLKSCCPVEVQPFLRVPTLCDFEPLNQHVQMLHQLVQAAQSVDEMSQTITDLLSEQRASCSQSGQRSSSQFPRSESTTGTTPTSSKSLSSLTIPPPTCQALPVPAPLEDLSPDSIDAHTFDFETIGHPSMDPVLQQGSLDLDSLAESPESDFMSAVNEFVIEENLSSPNPISDPTSPDMMVESLYSSVINAIDSKRILDTTTLERENSRMAALRLCTDRYRAAAEESQSGLRSVRDDLHHFRGLVAREQRDFSFALKTVAVEVREAVSRLRLCHEEEVRESHRSELDDLRHEHERQVQALTEELDANRGIVRDVQRAMLELEGRMERKEKEIAQLEGDRERASEELRASHQQSLQELERQLLERAEEIKAARSSGDELAGQLKALQQDADHWREEARQEMQEAEREHSRELEEALGQRHSAALEAERQEQRDALKRLAQEHQAALQGQQELHGRQLEERAERLRELEERVQELADARCKLEVEMALKEAETEDARLQGEEARARREEELEAQARELQRQAEELEQRLQKRNEEQELGLAELRALLRREKDHCISELVERHEEELTALRQAADEARREADLRAQALRDERDEQAEALRADAEERERQLEAQLGDLQAENALLAERCEHGQQQETEERAEAVRAALADALRDFELQKEELEKRLLEKIQVLENQLQERQSSDRVSFSEEPSEGSRELTGAAVSLDTGLQEQLHEKLREENADLLARLEQLEHRKNEEIQNLKTSLIAEQQTNFNTVLTREKLKKEQIINELTEKLRKVTQQQEKDKGLIETLSEDRASVLQEKKHLEEELNRLRSGLLVSSAFFSPVVGAASSSQSPVEPAGAVGGEMPLVLQEPDPERLASVACLRDDERVDSAVDASMMATHDNPLLLSEEKQRILILERTLHMKEEENKRLSQRLMSQSMSSVSSRHSEKIAIRDFQVGDLVLIILDERHDNYVLFTVGPTLYFLHSESLNALDLKPAVGASRRPWVLGKVMEKEYCQAKKAQNRFKVPLGTKFYRVKAVPWNKKV
- the rb1cc1 gene encoding RB1-inducible coiled-coil protein 1 isoform X1, with the translated sequence MKLYVFQVNNGSTLTFDTELAVQTVADLKHAIQVKYKIATQHQVLVVNGGECMVADRRVCSYSAGTDTNPIFLFNKEMILCDRAPTIPKTTFSIENEMELKVEESLMMPAVFHTVASRTQLAVEMYEVAKKLCSFCERLVHDEHLQHQGWAAIMANLDDCTLSYQKLLLKFDSAYMNYQQDFEDIKIKLTKLGTAVSVMAKIPLLECLTRHSYRESLEKSSSPVQRTDEEDEDRSAQSVTPSAADTLRKSHELPPAFGAMGGASLQAADAPRGDGNMTDSSELKAALQEADSPEKAACTGISFNVTLLDWINVQDRPNDVESVVRKCFDSINRLDPRIIQPFLGDCRDTIAKLDNQNMKAIKGLEDRLYALDQMIASCKKLVNEQKELAQGFLANQKRAENLKDTSVLPDLCLSHANQLMIMLTNHRKLLDIKQKCTTAKQELANNLQVRLKWCCYVMLHADQDGEKLQALLRLLTELLERVRVVDALSTVPQMYCLAVVEVVRRKMFIRHYRAWANALVKDGKRFYEAEKAKRETFGKLFRKSFLRNRLFRGLDSWPPLSFCTRKPRKFDFELPDISLEDLQYLKSCCPVEVQPFLRLAPVPPSRVPTLCDFEPLNQHVQMLHQLVQAAQSVDEMSQTITDLLSEQRASCSQSGQRSSSQFPRSESTTGTTPTSSKSLSSLTIPPPTCQALPVPAPLEDLSPDSIDAHTFDFETIGHPSMDPVLQQGSLDLDSLAESPESDFMSAVNEFVIEENLSSPNPISDPTSPDMMVESLYSSVINAIDSKRILDTTTLERENSRMAALRLCTDRYRAAAEESQSGLRSVRDDLHHFRGLVAREQRDFSFALKTVAVEVREAVSRLRLCHEEEVRESHRSELDDLRHEHERQVQALTEELDANRGIVRDVQRAMLELEGRMERKEKEIAQLEGDRERASEELRASHQQSLQELERQLLERAEEIKAARSSGDELAGQLKALQQDADHWREEARQEMQEAEREHSRELEEALGQRHSAALEAERQEQRDALKRLAQEHQAALQGQQELHGRQLEERAERLRELEERVQELADARCKLEVEMALKEAETEDARLQGEEARARREEELEAQARELQRQAEELEQRLQKRNEEQELGLAELRALLRREKDHCISELVERHEEELTALRQAADEARREADLRAQALRDERDEQAEALRADAEERERQLEAQLGDLQAENALLAERCEHGQQQETEERAEAVRAALADALRDFELQKEELEKRLLEKIQVLENQLQERQSSDRVSFSEEPSEGSRELTGAAVSLDTGLQEQLHEKLREENADLLARLEQLEHRKNEEIQNLKTSLIAEQQTNFNTVLTREKLKKEQIINELTEKLRKVTQQQEKDKGLIETLSEDRASVLQEKKHLEEELNRLRSGLLVSSAFFSPVVGAASSSQSPVEPAGAVGGEMPLVLQEPDPERLASVACLRDDERVDSAVDASMMATHDNPLLLSEEKQRILILERTLHMKEEENKRLSQRLMSQSMSSVSSRHSEKIAIRDFQVGDLVLIILDERHDNYVLFTVGPTLYFLHSESLNALDLKPAVGASRRPWVLGKVMEKEYCQAKKAQNRFKVPLGTKFYRVKAVPWNKKV
- the rb1cc1 gene encoding RB1-inducible coiled-coil protein 1 isoform X2, encoding MKLYVFQVNNGSTLTFDTELAVQTVADLKHAIQVKYKIATQHQVLVVNGGECMVADRRVCSYSAGTDTNPIFLFNKEMILCDRAPTIPKTTFSIENEMELKVEESLMMPAVFHTVASRTQLAVEMYEVAKKLCSFCERLVHDEHLQHQGWAAIMANLDDCTLSYQKLLLKFDSAYMNYQQDFEDIKIKLTKLGTAVSVMAKIPLLECLTRHSYRESLEKSSSPVQRTDEEDEDRSAQSVTPSAADTLRKSHELPPAFGAMGGASLQAADAPRGDGNMTDSSELKAALQEADSPEKAACTGISFNVTLLDWINVQDRPNDVESVVRKCFDSINRLDPRIIQPFLGDCRDTIAKLDNQNMKAIKGLEDRLYALDQMIASCKKLVNEQKELAQGFLANQKRAENLKDTSVLPDLCLSHANQLMIMLTNHRKLLDIKQKCTTAKQELANNLQVRLKWCCYVMLHADQDGEKLQALLRLLTELLERVRVVDALSTVPQMYCLAVVEVVRRKMFIRHYRAWANALVKDGKRFYEAEKAKRETFGKLFRKSFLRNRLFRGLDSWPPLSFCTRKPRKFDFELPDISLEDLQYLKSCCPVEVQPFLRLAPVPPSRVPTLCDFEPLNQHVQMLHQLVQAAQSVDEMSQTITDLLSEQRASCSQSGQRSSSQFPRSESTTGTTPTSSKSLSSLTIPPPTCQALPVPAPLEDLSPDSIDAHTFDFETIGHPSMDPVLQQGSLDLDSLAESPESDFMSAVNEFVIEENLSSPNPISDPTSPDMMVESLYSSVINAIDSKRILDTTTLERENSRMAALRLCTDRYRAAAEESQSGLRSVRDDLHHFRGLVAREQRDFSFALKTVAVEVREAVSRLRLCHEEEVRESHRSELDDLRHEHERQVQALTEELDANRGIVRDVQRAMLELEGRMERKEKEIAQLEGDRERASEELRASHQQSLQELERQLLERAEEIKAARSSGDELAGQLKALQQDADHWREEARQEMQEAEREHSRELEEALGQRHSAALEAERQEQRDALKRLAQEHQAALQGQQELHGRQLEERAERLRELEERVQELADARCKLEVEMALKEAETEDARLQGEEARARREEELEAQARELQRQAEELEQRLQKRNEEQELGLAELRALLRREKDHCISELVERHEEELTALRQAADEARREADLRAQALRDERDEQAEALRADAEERERQLEAQLGDLQAENALLAERCEHGQQQETEERAEAVRAALADALRDFELQKEELEKRLLEKIQVLENQLQERQSSDRVSFSEEPSEGSRELTGAAVSLDTGLQEQLHEKLREENADLLARLEQLEHRKNEEIQNLKTSLIAEQQTNFNTVLTREKLKKEQIINELTEKLRKVTQQQEKDKGLIETLSEDRASVLQEKKHLEEELNRLRSGLLVSSAFFSPVVGAASSSQSPVEPAGAVGGEMPLVLQEPDPERLASVACLRDDERVDSAVDASMMATHDNPLLLSEEKQRILILERTLHMKEEENKRLSQRLMSQSMSSVSSRHSEKIAIRDFQVGDLVLIILDERHDNYVLFTVGPTLYFLHSESLNALDLKPVGASRRPWVLGKVMEKEYCQAKKAQNRFKVPLGTKFYRVKAVPWNKKV